TGACGTCCGCGAGCGTGTCCTTGCAGCTGCCGAAGAGCTCGGCTACCGTCCCAACGAGTTGGCCCGGAGCATGAACACGGGACGCTCGAACACCCTTGGGGTGGTGGTAGGTGACATCGAAAACCCGCACTTCGGCCTCGCCACCCGCGGCATCACGGACACGGCAAAAAAGAGTGGTTACAACGTCATCCTCATCAACACCGACGAGGAGAAGCAGGCCGAAGTGGATGCCGTCCGTGTACTGCTGGACAAACGAGTGGACGGACTGATCGTCGCGCCCGCTTCCTCCACGGATTTTCCGCACCTCCGGGAGGTCCAGGAGTCCGGGCGTCCGCTGGTCCTCCTGGACAGGGCGGCGGAGGGGTTGGAGGTTGAGACCTTCGCCGTGGATATGGGTCCGGTTTCCTATGAATCCACCAAGCAACTCATCGGGCTCGGCCACCTGCGGATAGCGTTCGTTTCCACCCTCAAATCGGAGCAGCCCTACCGGGAGGGAATGGCGCTGGAGTCTTCGCAGATCGCGGACCGCGTGGACGGTATGCGCCGTGCGTTCCAAGAGCAGGCGCTCCCTTTCCCCGCTGACTTGGTCCGCCTCAACGCCGGGGACGCCGGGTCCATCAAGGCCGTTGCCCGCGATCTGGTCACCGGTCCGGACCCCGCCACGGCCATCATCGCCTCAGACGGCCTGATCGCACTCAGTGTTGTTGAAGCAATCCAGGAATCAGGCCTCCGGATTCCGGATGACATCTCCTTCATCATGTACGACGACTTCGCTTGGACCCGGCTCATCTCTCCGCCGCTCACCGTGATCGCCCAGCCGGTGTATGAGATGGGCAGGGCTGCTGCCTCGGCGCTGATCCGGAAAATTGAGGGGAGGCCAGCGGCGGCATCCGGCCCGGAGCTGCACCCGCGGCTCATCCAGCGCGGATCAGTTGGAGCTCCCCGAACGGCTTTGGAGGGGACTCTGTCCCTTGGTTGAACGGGCAGCGCCATCGGTGTGGAAGCAGCTTTTGCTTCCACACCGATGGCTTTGTCAGCGGACCTCTTTGTTACTGGGCTTCCTGGTTACCGGGCTTCGAGGTCCTCAAGGGTCTTGCCCTTGGTATCGGCGGAAAGCATCGTGGCGACGGCGGCAACAGCGCAGATGCCCAGTGTGGTCAATCCGATGACCATGGGGATGTTGCTGGAACCCGGAGGGGCGATTGCGGTGAAGAGGCTCGGGAAGAACGAGGCAATCATGAGTCCGATGTTCTGGGAGACAGCGAAACCAGTGACACGGATCCGCATGGGGAACTGCTCCTGGAAGAACGTGGCGAACGTGCCGTTCCACATCTGGAAGAAGATGCCCTGGACAATAACGACGCAAACGAAGACCAGCGGCAGGCTGCCCAGCTGGATCGCATACAGGTAGCCCATGGTGAGCAGGCCGCCCGCGAGTCCGCCGGCAACCATGAGGGTTCGGCGGCCGATGCGGTCGGACAGTGCGCCGAAGAGCGGAATGGTGACGACGGCGGCGACGTTGGCGGCCAGGGTGACCCACAGGAACTCGCTGCTGGAGAACCCGATGCCGTAGCCCTTTTGCGTTGCGTAGGAGACACCGAAGATGAGGGTTGCCATGCCGATCACGTTGGTAAAGGTCATCGCGATGCATCGGACCAGTACCCACGGGTGCGTGCGGAGCAGGTCAACCAACGGGAAGCGGCGCTTGGCTGTCGCGTCGCCTGACTGCGCCACGTAGGCGGGAGGCTCCTGCACGCGGCGGCGAATGACGTAGCCCGCCACGATCACTAAGGCGCTCAGAAGGAACGGCAGGCGCCAACCCCAGGAGTGGAACTGCTCTTCGGGAAGCAAGGCAGCCAGCGGAATCAGGACTGCCGTGGCAAGGATGGAGCCCACCTGGGTGCCTTGGAGGCTGAAGCTGGCGAAGAAGCCGCGTTTCCCATCAGGGGAGTGCTCCACAATCATGGCGCTTGCGCCGCCGAGTTCGCCGGCTACCGCGAAGCCCTGGATGAGGCGCAGGATCACCAGCAGCAGCGGCGCAAGGAGTCCAACCTGTCCATAGGTGGGAAGCAGGCCCACGGCGAAGGTCGCGAAGCCCATGAGCAGCATGGCGAAGACCAGAACCTTCTTGCGCCCTTGCTTGTCGCCATAAGCGCCCAGGACTACGGCTCCGAGCGGCCGTGAAACATAGCCGACGGCGTAGGTGGCAAGGGAGGCGATGATGCCCACGGTCGGGTTCTCCGTGGGGAAGAAGATGGTGGGGAAGAGGAGTGTGGCTGCCAGGGAGTACAAGGCGAAGTCGTAGTACTCCAGGGCGCTTCCGATCCAACCGCTCATCGCGGCCTTCTTGGGATCTTTCCGGCCCGGGGTGGTGTCGATCGGGGTGTCTCCCGGGGTGGGAATTGTTTCCCTTCGGTGCATGACGCTCACGTGGATCTCCTTAGTCGTCATTGGCAAGGATGCTGCGGTTGAATCGATTCATAAATCATAGTTCGTGATCTGCGTTACGTCAAAAGGTGGACTCCCGGCAACCGGCCCCCCGGATTCCGTGTAACCTCGTTAAACCGGATAAACCTTGATTCGCGAAATACACGGCTAGCTAGGAAAGTGGACATGGACCCGCGAAGTGTTTTTCAGGAAGACTGGTTCGACCTTGGAAACCAGAAGGTGACGGGCGCGCATGCGGTGGCCTCCCTTCATGACCTTCAGCGCGCCATTAATGAATGGCGTCGTCGCAATCGCTCGCAGAGCGGCGTTGGAGATACGGACATCGTTGCCCTCCAGATCGTCTTCGACGCCGAAAAGGAGGGGCTGGCTGTCAGCCCCCGCGACTTGAGTGAGCGTCTGGGCATTACGTCTGCGGCCACCACTATGCTGATCGACCGGCTTGAAGCCTCGGGCCACATTCGACGCGAAAGGCATCCGAGTGATCGCCGTTCGGTTATTCTGCGTCCGGTTTCCCTCGCTCTTGAGCCGTACCCCGCACTTGCTGCGTTGAGTGACCTCATAGCCGCTGAAGCTGACTCCCTGACCCCGGACGAGGCGGAGGCGGTTGCATCCTTCCTGGGCAGGCTCGCCGAAGGGGTGGGCAAGCTCGGCGTTGCGGAGCTTCGTAAATCCTGAATGGACACCCAGCTAAAAAAGCAATATAACTAGTTTATCGAGTTACTTTGCAGCTTAGCGAGATTGGGTGGTTGTTATGACAGC
The Paenarthrobacter ureafaciens genome window above contains:
- a CDS encoding MarR family winged helix-turn-helix transcriptional regulator, producing MDPRSVFQEDWFDLGNQKVTGAHAVASLHDLQRAINEWRRRNRSQSGVGDTDIVALQIVFDAEKEGLAVSPRDLSERLGITSAATTMLIDRLEASGHIRRERHPSDRRSVILRPVSLALEPYPALAALSDLIAAEADSLTPDEAEAVASFLGRLAEGVGKLGVAELRKS
- a CDS encoding LacI family DNA-binding transcriptional regulator; the protein is MSTEGSRRRDVTVADVAKAAKVSKAQAARALGNYGAVSDDVRERVLAAAEELGYRPNELARSMNTGRSNTLGVVVGDIENPHFGLATRGITDTAKKSGYNVILINTDEEKQAEVDAVRVLLDKRVDGLIVAPASSTDFPHLREVQESGRPLVLLDRAAEGLEVETFAVDMGPVSYESTKQLIGLGHLRIAFVSTLKSEQPYREGMALESSQIADRVDGMRRAFQEQALPFPADLVRLNAGDAGSIKAVARDLVTGPDPATAIIASDGLIALSVVEAIQESGLRIPDDISFIMYDDFAWTRLISPPLTVIAQPVYEMGRAAASALIRKIEGRPAAASGPELHPRLIQRGSVGAPRTALEGTLSLG
- a CDS encoding MFS transporter, translated to MSVMHRRETIPTPGDTPIDTTPGRKDPKKAAMSGWIGSALEYYDFALYSLAATLLFPTIFFPTENPTVGIIASLATYAVGYVSRPLGAVVLGAYGDKQGRKKVLVFAMLLMGFATFAVGLLPTYGQVGLLAPLLLVILRLIQGFAVAGELGGASAMIVEHSPDGKRGFFASFSLQGTQVGSILATAVLIPLAALLPEEQFHSWGWRLPFLLSALVIVAGYVIRRRVQEPPAYVAQSGDATAKRRFPLVDLLRTHPWVLVRCIAMTFTNVIGMATLIFGVSYATQKGYGIGFSSSEFLWVTLAANVAAVVTIPLFGALSDRIGRRTLMVAGGLAGGLLTMGYLYAIQLGSLPLVFVCVVIVQGIFFQMWNGTFATFFQEQFPMRIRVTGFAVSQNIGLMIASFFPSLFTAIAPPGSSNIPMVIGLTTLGICAVAAVATMLSADTKGKTLEDLEAR